In Planctomycetia bacterium, one genomic interval encodes:
- a CDS encoding NAD(+) synthase, protein MPFYHHGLLRVAVATPRVAVADPNANMAQIIELLREAQTASVAVTVFPELCITGYTCGDLFGNATLLNAAQDALNELLAFTGTQYQGVAIVGLPWAVDGALYNVAAVLHRGKLLGVVPKSYLPNYKEFYEHRWFGTASKAHTLEIPFKNEGSIPFGPDLLFRIADVPGCVLGVEICEDLWMPVPPSSLQAVHGATVLCNLSASTEIVGKMTYRKNLVTQQSGRCLAAYLYAASGVTESTTDVIFSGHGLVAENGSLLTESTRFERNNTLTITEIDLDRINGDRQRQPSFSDAAHYGFTSPHQYRIVELQLKQSQQAASAKLYRRIDPHPFVPGSGPDRDERCAEVFHLQTAGLAKRLETVGNVPLTLGVSGGLDSTLALLVACQTLDLLQRDRTQLTGFIMPGFGSTDKTKTLAHQLIEQMGVKVRETDIRSLCLEQMKQLGHAPFGIQLDGLDVAALTEKLKAVPREKRHDLVFENVQARMRTSMLMNAGFVIGTGDLSELALGWCTYNGDQISMYNPNVGVPKTLVRYLIRWVAGHHYAGKPLEKLLHEIADQVISPELLPTSGKADEVQSTEASVGPYELQDFYLYHFLRFGFTPAKLLYLSSQAVFDMNYSEAERQQWLRVFLKRFFANQFKRSCLPDGPKIGSVSLSPRGDWRMPSDASAVAWLE, encoded by the coding sequence ATGCCCTTTTATCACCATGGTCTGTTACGAGTTGCAGTTGCTACGCCCAGGGTAGCAGTGGCTGATCCCAACGCCAACATGGCTCAGATCATCGAGCTGCTCCGCGAGGCCCAGACTGCATCGGTGGCAGTGACTGTCTTCCCCGAACTGTGTATCACCGGTTATACCTGTGGCGACCTGTTTGGGAATGCAACATTACTCAATGCTGCACAAGATGCTTTGAATGAATTGCTTGCCTTCACAGGAACTCAATATCAGGGCGTTGCCATCGTTGGCTTGCCCTGGGCAGTTGATGGCGCACTCTACAACGTGGCGGCGGTGTTGCATCGAGGCAAGCTGCTGGGCGTGGTGCCTAAATCGTACCTGCCCAACTACAAGGAGTTTTACGAACACCGCTGGTTTGGCACGGCATCCAAGGCGCACACGCTGGAGATACCTTTTAAGAACGAAGGGAGCATTCCCTTCGGCCCCGATCTGCTTTTCCGCATTGCCGATGTGCCGGGCTGTGTGCTGGGCGTTGAAATCTGCGAAGACCTCTGGATGCCTGTGCCTCCCAGTTCGCTGCAGGCTGTTCATGGCGCAACGGTATTGTGCAATCTCTCAGCCAGTACGGAAATTGTTGGCAAGATGACCTACCGTAAAAACCTGGTAACACAGCAATCAGGGCGATGCCTGGCGGCTTACCTTTATGCTGCCAGCGGCGTGACGGAATCAACGACCGATGTCATCTTCAGCGGTCATGGCCTGGTTGCTGAAAATGGTTCTCTATTGACTGAATCTACTCGCTTTGAACGGAACAACACGCTCACTATTACCGAGATTGATCTCGACCGCATCAATGGAGACAGGCAACGTCAGCCTAGCTTTTCCGATGCAGCCCACTATGGCTTCACTTCGCCACATCAGTACCGCATAGTTGAACTGCAATTGAAACAGAGCCAGCAGGCTGCATCGGCTAAGCTGTATCGACGCATTGATCCGCATCCCTTTGTGCCTGGCAGCGGGCCAGATCGTGATGAACGTTGTGCGGAGGTGTTTCATCTGCAGACAGCCGGGCTGGCCAAGCGGCTTGAAACCGTGGGAAATGTTCCATTAACTCTCGGTGTTTCCGGCGGGCTAGACTCCACCTTAGCTTTGCTGGTGGCCTGTCAGACGCTCGATCTGCTTCAGCGCGATCGTACACAACTGACCGGCTTCATCATGCCTGGGTTTGGTTCCACTGACAAAACGAAAACGTTGGCGCATCAACTGATTGAACAGATGGGTGTGAAGGTGCGGGAAACCGATATCCGTAGTCTGTGCCTGGAACAGATGAAACAACTGGGGCATGCGCCGTTCGGCATCCAACTTGATGGTTTGGATGTGGCGGCCCTAACCGAGAAATTGAAAGCGGTGCCTCGCGAGAAACGGCACGACCTGGTGTTTGAGAACGTGCAGGCCCGAATGCGTACCAGCATGCTGATGAATGCCGGGTTTGTCATCGGCACAGGCGACTTGTCGGAACTGGCCCTGGGCTGGTGTACTTACAATGGCGACCAGATCAGCATGTATAACCCCAATGTGGGTGTGCCGAAGACACTGGTGCGATATCTCATTCGCTGGGTGGCGGGGCATCATTATGCAGGTAAACCGCTCGAGAAGCTGCTGCACGAGATTGCTGACCAGGTGATTTCGCCGGAACTGTTGCCTACCAGCGGGAAAGCCGACGAGGTGCAATCGACCGAAGCGAGCGTGGGGCCTTACGAATTGCAGGATTTCTACCTGTATCATTTCCTGCGGTTTGGTTTCACTCCGGCGAAGTTGCTCTATCTGAGCAGCCAGGCTGTGTTTGATATGAACTACAGCGAAGCGGAAAGACAACAGTGGCTACGCGTCTTTTTGAAACGGTTCTTCGCCAACCAGTTCAAACGAAGCTGCTTACCTGACGGGCCCAAGATAGGTTCGGTGAGTTTATCGCCAAGAGGCGATTGGCGGATGCCGAGCGATGCGAGTGCGGTGGCGTGGTTGGAGTGA
- the larE gene encoding ATP-dependent sacrificial sulfur transferase LarE, whose amino-acid sequence MTIEEKQDKLISILREMSSVAVAFSGGVDSAVVAQAAKLALGVNAVAITAHSPSVAQREREDAERIAQQIGIRHVVIETQEFSIPAYLVNDGSRCYHCKTELYEQVLKQAPVLNIQQVVSGANLDDLGDYRPGLQAAQEHGVRHPLQEAGCTKADVREMAKHWKLPIWDKPASPCLSSRLVPGLPVTTERLQRIEAAESYLRSLGLVEFRVRLHEGELARIEVSAEDIATLSEPAHRQALTDHLLQLGFRFVTLDLQGFRTGSMNQLITLETKQRFQRT is encoded by the coding sequence ATGACCATCGAAGAGAAACAAGACAAACTGATCAGCATCCTCCGCGAGATGTCGAGCGTGGCGGTGGCGTTCAGTGGCGGCGTGGACAGCGCTGTGGTAGCCCAGGCAGCTAAGCTGGCGCTGGGCGTTAACGCAGTAGCCATCACTGCACATAGCCCCAGTGTGGCTCAGCGTGAGCGTGAGGATGCTGAGCGGATTGCTCAACAGATTGGCATTCGCCATGTCGTTATCGAAACGCAGGAGTTCAGCATCCCGGCTTATCTCGTTAATGATGGCAGCCGATGTTATCACTGCAAGACCGAACTGTATGAACAGGTGTTGAAGCAGGCCCCAGTTCTGAACATTCAACAGGTGGTCAGCGGGGCCAACCTCGATGACCTGGGCGATTATCGCCCGGGTTTGCAGGCTGCCCAGGAACATGGAGTACGCCATCCGTTGCAGGAAGCGGGATGCACCAAGGCCGATGTGCGTGAAATGGCGAAGCACTGGAAGTTGCCCATCTGGGATAAACCTGCTTCGCCTTGCCTGTCGAGCCGACTGGTGCCTGGCCTGCCTGTGACGACGGAACGGTTGCAGCGCATCGAGGCAGCAGAAAGCTATCTACGTTCACTGGGACTGGTTGAATTCCGAGTCAGACTGCATGAAGGGGAACTGGCCCGCATCGAAGTCTCTGCCGAGGATATCGCAACTCTGAGTGAGCCGGCGCATCGGCAAGCTTTGACTGATCACTTGCTGCAACTTGGCTTTCGATTTGTTACACTCGATCTGCAGGGCTTTCGCACCGGCAGCATGAATCAATTGATCACGCTGGAAACCAAACAACGCTTTCAAAGAACCTGA